A window of the Streptomyces sp. NBC_01351 genome harbors these coding sequences:
- the hrpA gene encoding ATP-dependent RNA helicase HrpA, with the protein MSTSFAALQTLLGEISLRDAHRLGRRLEGARRIRKPEAKQAVLDEIAAEAAKAAERLAGRASRKPEVTYPENLPVSQKKDEIAEAIRDHQVVIVAGETGSGKTTQIPKICMELGRGVRGMIGHTQPRRIAARTVAERIAEELKSEIGQTVGWKVRFTDQVDQDATFVKLMTDGILLAEIQTDRELRAYDTIIIDEAHERSLNIDFLLGYLATLLPKRPDLKVVITSATIDPQRFSRHFGDAPIVEVSGRTYPVEVRYRPLLEDDSEESDRDQITAICDAVDELQAEGPGDILVFLSGEREIRDTADALIKKNLRFTEVLPLYARLSHAEQHRVFQQHTGRRIVLATNVAETSLTVPGIKYVIDPGNARISRYSHRTKVQRLPIERISQASANQRKGRCGRTSDGICIRLFSEDDFNARPEFTDAEILRTNLASVILQMTAAGLGEIEKFPFIDPPDHRNIRDGVQLLQELGALDPAEKDHSKRLTPMGRQLSQLPVDPRLARMVVEADKNNCVREVMVIAAALSIQDPRERPSDKQTQADQNHARFKDETSDFLSFLNMWRYVREQQKERGSSSFRRMCKQEYLNFLRIREWQDIYSQLRTVAKTMGIHVNEADAPETSIHVSLLAGLLSHIGLKDTDKNEYLGARSAKFAIFPGSSLFKKQPKFLMSAELVETSRLWARVNAKVEPEWVEPLAQHLIKRTYSEPHWEKDQAAVMAYEKVTLYGVPIVAQRKINYGRIDPEVSRELFIRNALVEGDWRTHHKFYADNRKLLTEVEELENRARRRDIVVDDETLFDFYDQKIPEHVVSGAHFDSWWKHKKREEPELLDFEREMLLTEKAAGVTKADYPDTWRQGQLKFRVTYQFEPGADADGVTVHIPLQVLNQVTDEGFDWQIPGLREEVVTELIRSLPKPIRRHYVPAPNFAGRFLDTAVPLQEPLPVTLARELQRMVGVPVSAEDFDLTRIPDHLKITFRIVDERRKNLAEDKDLEALRLRLKPKARQALSKAAAATAERAGGESVERTGLTDWTIGTLTKVFETRRAGQPVKAYPALVDEGASVSVRLFDTEAEQQQAMWLGTRRLILLNIPVNPAKFASDHLTNQQKLALSRNPHGSIQALFDDCATAATDKLIADHGGPAWDEAGFRKLYEAVRADLVDTTVRTVSQVEQVLAAWQACERRLKSTSSLALVANIQDVKTQLATLMPAGFVTLTGLRRLPDLMRYLVAADRRLQQMPTGVQRDTTRMEKVHEMQDEYAWLLEQLPKGRPVPSTVTDIRWMIEELRVSYFAHALGTAYAISDKRIVKAVDAAAPPSAR; encoded by the coding sequence ATGTCTACTTCCTTCGCCGCCCTGCAGACGCTTCTCGGTGAGATCTCCCTCCGTGACGCGCACCGCCTCGGCCGCCGCCTCGAAGGCGCCCGCCGTATCCGCAAGCCCGAGGCCAAGCAGGCCGTGCTCGACGAGATCGCCGCGGAGGCCGCGAAGGCCGCCGAGCGGCTCGCCGGGCGTGCCTCGCGGAAGCCCGAGGTCACGTATCCCGAGAACCTGCCCGTCAGCCAGAAGAAGGACGAGATCGCCGAGGCGATACGCGACCACCAGGTCGTGATCGTCGCGGGCGAGACCGGCTCCGGCAAGACCACGCAGATCCCCAAGATCTGCATGGAGCTGGGCCGCGGCGTCCGGGGCATGATCGGGCACACGCAGCCCCGCCGGATCGCCGCCCGCACGGTCGCGGAGCGCATCGCCGAGGAGCTGAAGTCCGAGATCGGCCAGACGGTCGGCTGGAAGGTCCGGTTCACCGACCAGGTGGACCAGGACGCGACCTTCGTGAAGCTGATGACCGACGGCATCCTGCTCGCCGAGATCCAGACGGACCGCGAGCTGCGCGCGTACGACACGATCATCATCGACGAGGCCCACGAGCGGTCCCTGAATATCGACTTCCTGCTCGGCTACCTGGCCACGCTGCTGCCGAAGCGCCCCGACCTCAAGGTCGTCATCACTTCGGCGACCATCGACCCCCAGCGCTTCTCCCGGCACTTCGGGGACGCCCCGATCGTCGAGGTCAGCGGGCGGACGTATCCGGTGGAGGTCCGCTACCGGCCCCTGCTGGAGGATGATTCCGAGGAGAGCGACCGGGACCAGATCACCGCGATCTGCGACGCCGTCGACGAGCTCCAGGCGGAGGGCCCCGGCGACATCCTGGTCTTCCTCTCCGGCGAGCGCGAGATCCGCGACACGGCGGACGCGCTGATCAAGAAGAACCTGCGCTTCACCGAGGTGCTCCCCCTCTACGCGCGCCTCTCGCACGCCGAGCAGCACCGGGTCTTCCAGCAGCACACGGGGAGAAGGATCGTCCTCGCGACGAACGTCGCCGAGACCTCGCTGACCGTCCCGGGCATCAAGTACGTGATCGACCCGGGCAACGCCCGGATCTCCCGTTACAGCCACCGCACCAAGGTGCAGCGGCTGCCCATCGAGCGGATCTCGCAGGCCAGCGCCAACCAGCGCAAGGGCCGCTGCGGCCGTACCAGCGACGGCATCTGCATCCGGCTCTTCTCCGAGGACGACTTCAACGCCCGCCCGGAGTTCACGGACGCCGAGATCCTGCGGACCAACCTGGCCTCCGTCATCCTCCAGATGACCGCGGCCGGCCTCGGCGAGATCGAGAAGTTCCCCTTCATCGACCCGCCGGACCACCGCAACATCCGCGACGGCGTACAGCTGCTCCAGGAGCTCGGCGCGCTGGACCCGGCGGAGAAGGACCACAGCAAGCGGCTCACACCCATGGGCCGCCAGCTCTCCCAGCTCCCCGTGGACCCGCGCCTCGCCCGCATGGTCGTGGAGGCGGACAAGAACAACTGCGTGCGCGAGGTCATGGTCATCGCGGCGGCCCTGTCCATCCAGGACCCGCGCGAGCGGCCCTCGGACAAGCAGACCCAGGCCGACCAGAACCACGCCCGCTTCAAGGACGAGACCAGCGACTTCCTCTCGTTCCTCAACATGTGGCGCTACGTCCGCGAGCAGCAGAAGGAGCGCGGCTCGTCCTCGTTCCGCCGGATGTGCAAGCAGGAGTACCTGAACTTCCTGCGGATCCGCGAGTGGCAGGACATCTACTCGCAGCTGCGCACGGTCGCCAAGACCATGGGCATCCACGTCAACGAGGCCGACGCGCCCGAGACGAGCATCCACGTCTCGCTGCTGGCCGGTCTGCTGTCGCACATCGGGCTCAAGGACACCGACAAGAACGAGTACCTGGGTGCGCGCAGCGCCAAGTTCGCGATCTTCCCGGGCTCCTCGCTCTTCAAGAAGCAGCCGAAGTTCCTGATGTCGGCGGAGCTGGTGGAGACCTCGCGGCTGTGGGCCCGGGTCAACGCCAAGGTGGAGCCCGAGTGGGTCGAGCCGCTCGCCCAGCACCTGATCAAGCGCACGTACAGCGAGCCGCACTGGGAGAAGGACCAGGCGGCCGTGATGGCGTACGAGAAGGTGACCTTGTACGGGGTCCCGATCGTCGCCCAGCGGAAGATCAACTACGGGCGGATCGACCCCGAGGTCTCGCGCGAGCTCTTCATCCGCAACGCACTGGTCGAGGGCGACTGGCGGACCCACCACAAGTTCTACGCCGACAACCGCAAACTCCTCACCGAGGTGGAGGAGCTGGAGAACCGGGCCCGGCGCCGGGACATCGTGGTGGACGACGAGACCCTCTTCGACTTCTACGACCAGAAGATCCCCGAGCACGTGGTCTCCGGGGCGCACTTCGACTCCTGGTGGAAGCACAAGAAGCGCGAGGAGCCCGAACTCCTCGACTTCGAGCGCGAGATGCTGTTGACCGAGAAGGCGGCCGGAGTCACCAAGGCCGACTATCCGGACACCTGGCGGCAGGGGCAGCTGAAGTTCCGGGTGACCTACCAGTTCGAGCCGGGCGCGGACGCGGACGGCGTGACCGTCCACATCCCGCTCCAGGTGCTGAACCAGGTCACCGACGAGGGCTTCGACTGGCAGATCCCCGGGCTGCGGGAGGAGGTCGTCACGGAGTTGATCCGCTCCCTGCCGAAGCCGATCCGCCGGCACTACGTGCCCGCGCCGAACTTCGCCGGCCGCTTCCTGGACACGGCGGTTCCGCTGCAAGAGCCGCTGCCGGTCACCCTGGCTCGCGAGCTCCAGCGGATGGTCGGGGTCCCGGTCTCGGCCGAGGACTTTGACCTGACCCGGATCCCGGACCACCTGAAGATCACCTTCCGGATCGTCGACGAGCGCCGCAAGAACCTCGCCGAGGACAAGGACCTGGAGGCGCTGCGCCTGCGCCTGAAGCCCAAGGCCCGCCAGGCCCTCTCCAAGGCCGCCGCGGCCACCGCCGAGCGGGCGGGCGGGGAGTCGGTGGAGCGCACCGGGCTGACCGACTGGACGATCGGCACGCTGACCAAGGTCTTCGAGACCCGGCGGGCGGGGCAGCCGGTGAAGGCGTACCCGGCGCTGGTGGACGAGGGCGCGTCCGTATCCGTACGGCTCTTCGACACCGAGGCCGAGCAGCAGCAGGCGATGTGGCTGGGCACCCGGCGGCTCATCCTGCTGAACATCCCGGTGAATCCGGCGAAGTTCGCCTCGGACCACCTGACGAACCAGCAGAAGCTGGCCCTGTCGAGGAACCCGCACGGCTCCATCCAGGCGCTGTTCGACGACTGCGCCACCGCCGCGACCGACAAGCTGATCGCCGACCACGGCGGCCCCGCGTGGGACGAGGCGGGCTTCCGCAAGCTCTACGAGGCGGTCCGCGCCGACCTGGTGGACACCACCGTGCGGACGGTGAGCCAGGTCGAGCAGGTGCTGGCCGCCTGGCAGGCGTGCGAGCGGCGGCTGAAGTCCACGAGCAGCCTGGCGCTGGTCGCCAACATCCAGGACGTGAAGACGCAGCTGGCGACGCTCATGCCGGCCGGCTTCGTGACGCTCACCGGCCTGCGCAGGCTGCCGGACCTGATGCGCTACCTGGTGGCGGCGGACCGGCGGCTCCAGCAGATGCCCACGGGCGTCCAGCGCGACACCACGCGCATGGAGAAGGTCCACGAGATGCAGGACGAGTACGCCTGGCTGCTGGAGCAGCTCCCGAAGGGCCGGCCGGTGCCGTCCACGGTCACGGACATCCGCTGGATGATCGAGGAACTGCGGGTCAGTTACTTCGCGCACGCGCTCGGGACGGCGTACGCGATCTCCGACAAGCGCATCGTGAAGGCGGTGGACGCGGCGGCCCCGCCCTCGGCCCGGTGA
- the bldC gene encoding developmental transcriptional regulator BldC, whose translation MTARTPDAEPLLTPAEVATMFRVDPKTVTRWAKAGKLTSIRTLGGHRRYREAEVRALLAGIPQQRSEA comes from the coding sequence ATGACCGCTCGCACCCCTGATGCCGAGCCGCTGCTGACCCCGGCTGAGGTTGCCACGATGTTCCGCGTGGACCCGAAGACGGTCACCCGCTGGGCCAAGGCTGGCAAGCTCACGTCCATCCGCACCCTGGGTGGACACCGCCGTTACCGCGAGGCCGAGGTTCGCGCACTGCTTGCGGGAATTCCGCAGCAGCGCAGCGAGGCCTGA